A genomic stretch from Psilocybe cubensis strain MGC-MH-2018 chromosome 1, whole genome shotgun sequence includes:
- a CDS encoding Chitinase 1 yields the protein MFALRILSLIFGLSSLLHAIAFDNSRFDNDNAIDVFPIAFLNVFFGTGGVPSINLANTCNPTDNATFPGTELPNCSSLAPDIAACQAKGKIVTISLGGATGAVGFQSDDQATSFAQTIWDLFLGGTSQTRPFGNAVLDGIDLDIEGGGSDHYSVFVNKIRSLASGASKQYYVTAAPQCVFPDAALGGVLNAASFDAVYDFTTTIVAYNHLDKQRTGISESGLSLRYPNKNVKVYIGAPASSSAAGSGYVPIGTLGNIAVQMRQSFPSFGGVMLWDASQAYANGRYDLAIKNALSATGGTGFTFPACSAPAYVAGTNYAGGAEVSFGGYVERVYHIERNANHYMKAKWSASSQPSNDPSGEWSAISACGGSSIPPSSSTTTAKPTSSTTTKPTSTSSVPTTTSKSTSPTTTAKPTTSPSPGGQCAGIPAWSSTVPYVGGSQVTYSSHLWTAKWWSEADVPGGSAGDWTDNGPCGSSLQAAATSSAQDSAPSSDAEGLPIVKSLRNQVLREWTPRRASTCFDPRTSTYWGQDSAGHQQRLGFYCDDDSIDVFPLAFLYVFFGKGGQPVIDFANICSQGSGNFPGTDLADCSFMAADIQKCQAKGKIVTLSLGGATANVGFNSDAQAAGFAETIWNMFLDGGIRPFGSAVLDGVDLDIENGSAAHYNTFVNTLRSLSKNAKKRYYVTAAPQCPFPDAKVGQALNSAFFDAVYVQFYNNFCETSVPSEFNFATWDNWAKTQSPNKDVKVYLGAPASADSAGNGFVSSQTLINVAKQAQKKYSSFGGIMLWDADSAYTNNKYHVTVKQAIFNGITGPPPNTSPQNPAPTSTPIGTVSPTRTATPTFVPPHTPLSSKSLASTQPTASETPIPDPRVKGRVRPRPMDIDARAPLPIATGKPTPRRSSRLFKP from the exons ATGTTCGCACTTCGGATCCTCTCATTAATCTTTGGGCTGTCATCCTTGCTGCATGCTATTGCTTTCGATAACAGTCGCTTTGACAAT GATAATGCCATTGACGTATTCCCTATTGCATTTTTGAACGTTTTCTTCGGGACCGGGGGTGTTCCTTCGATCAACCTTGCGAAC ACGTGTAATCCAACTGACAATGCAACATTCCCTGGAACAGAGCTTCCTAACTGCTCATCTCTTGCTCCAGATATCGCCGCCTGTCAAGCAAAAGGCAAAATAGTTACTATCAGTTTGGGCGGAGCCACAGGTGCCGTGGGCTTCCAATCAGATGACCAGGCCACCAGTTTTGCCCAAACCATCTGGGATTTGTTCTTGGGGGGAACCTCTCAGACTCGACCCTTCGGGAATGCTGTTCTAGATGG TATCGATCTTGATATTGAGGGTGGTGGGTCTGATCATTATAGCGTTTTTGTCAATAAAATTCGCTCCCTTGCGTCTGGTGCATCAAAACA ATATTATGTTACTGCTGCGCCTCAATGCGTTTTCCCAGATGCAGCTCTGGGTGGGGTCCTCAATGCAGCAAGCTTTGATGCAGTTTATG ATTTTACAACAACTATTGTGGCCTACAATCATTTGGACAAGCAGCG AACTGGAATTTCGGAATCTGGTTTGTCCTTAAGATA CCCGAATAAGAATGTCAAGGTCTACATTGGAGCGCCAGCATCTAGTTCAGCTGCAGGCTCAGGATATGTCCCCATCGGCACTCTGGGTAATATTGCAGTTCAAATGCGTCAAAGCTTCCCTTCCTTCGGAGGTGTGATGCTATGGGATGCATCTCAGGCATATG CCAACGGGAGATACGATCTCGCAATCAAAAACGCTCTATCGGCCACTGGGGGCACCGGTTTTACATTCCCGGCATGTAGCGCCCCCGCATACGTTGCAGGTACTAATTATGCTGGAGGCGCTGAAGTTTCCTTTGGAGGGTATGTTGAACGAGTTTACCACATTGAACGTAATGCTAACCATTATATGAAG GCTAAATGGTCCGCGTCGTCTCAACCATCCAATGATCCAAGTGGCGAATGGAGTGCAA TAAGTGCATGTGGTGGATCCTCCATTCCACCCTCATCGTCCACTACAACCGCAAAACCAACATCAAGTACCACTACGAAGCCTACATCGACTTCATCTGTCCCAACTACCACCAGTAAATCGACGTCTCCGACTACCACGGCGAAGCCAACgacttccccttcccctggAGGGCAATGTGCGGGCATTCCAGCTTGGTCCAGTACGGTACCATACGTGGGCGGTTCTCAAGTGACCTATAG TTCTCATTTATGGACAGCGAAATGGTGGTCTGAAGCAGACGTTCCGGGAG GTTCTGCCGGTGATTGGACCGACAACGGCCCGTGTGGGTCATCCCTCCAAGCCGCGGCGACTTCATCCGCGCAGGATTCAGCTCCATCTTCAGATGCAGAGGGTTTACCTATCGTCAAGTCTC TTAGAAATCAG GTACTACGTGAATGGACGCCTCGACGTGCTTCGACGTGCTTCGACCCGCGAACATCAAC GTACTGGGGTCAAGACTCGGCAGGCCATCAACAACG GCTTGGTTTCTACTGCGACGATGATTCCATTGATGTTTTCCCATTGGCTTTCCTCtatgtattttttgggaAAGGGGGCCAACCAGTTATCGATTTTGCGAAC ATTTGTAGCCAAGGGTCAGGCAACTTCCCAGGCACGGACCTGGCAGATTGCTCCTTCATGGCAGCCGACATCCAGAAATGCCAGGCGAAGGGTAAAATTGTGACATTGAGTCTCGGCGGAGCGACTGCGAACGTGGGATTCAACAGTGATGCGCAGGCTGCTGGTTTCGCGGAAACGATATGGAACATGTTCTTGG ATGGTGGAATCCGGCCATTCGGGAGTGCAGTGCTTGATGG AGTCGACTTGGACATAGAAAACGGATCGGCCGCTCATTATAATACTTTCGTTAATACACTCCGATCATTGTCTAAAAATGCGAAAAAAAG ATACTATGTTACTGCAGCGCCTCAATGTCCATTCCCTGATGCAAAGGTAGGCCAGGCTTTGAATAGCGCATTCTTCGATGCTGTTTATGTCCAATTCT ACAACAATTTTTGCGAGACATCAGTTCCATCT GAGTTCAACTTTGCTACATG GGATAATTGGGCAAAGACACAGTCTCCCAACAAGGATGTCAAGGTTTATTTAGGCGCCCCTGCCTCTGCAGATTCTGCTGGCAACGGCTTTGTTTCCAGTCAGACGCTCATCAACGTGGCCAAACAAGCACAGAAAAAGTACTCATCTTTTGGAGGTATAATGCTTTGGGATGCAGATTCTGCTTACA CTAATAACAAGTATCATGTCACTGTCAAACAAGCTATTTTCAATGGCATAACCGGGCCACCGCCTAATACCTCGCCACAAAATCCTGCTCCCACATCGACTCCCATTGGGACTGTCTCTCCTACCCGGACTGCCACGCCTACCTTTGTTCCGCCTCATACTCCATTATCGAGCAAATCTTTGGCTAGTACTCAGCCGACCGCCAGTGAGACGCCGATTCCGGATCCACGAGTAAAAGGCCGTGTAAGACCTCGACCGATGGACATCGATGCAAGAGCACCTCTTCCGATCGCAACCGGGAAGCCAACTCCTAGAAGGAGTTCACGACTCTTCAAGCCATAA
- a CDS encoding Werner syndrome ATP-dependent helicase, with translation MEVPAPAPRLPTPPPAPTVRYSWSEYNPNISVLYIRTHQEANLQLSKLGSHPQVLGFDLEWKPNFRKGAPENPVALVQLSNYDFIFLLQISSMQEFPSKLAAILANPLIVKAGVGIQNDSKKMYTDCRIPMYNCVDLSLLARTVDNARWKGKYNNPLGLARLVEAYEFRLLPKGRTTRSNWEATLDDLQIEYASNDAHAGYILYKKLEAMIPLLADPPKSIWYTFNQVSGQLVNSDGFPWHAYNPNYDPGPPPPPRIPREPKSVDGQDEESHSIVEQGDNFPSSRKRHRNHHQTSRRESEKPPSNDTPRHLNATSFQEHAQNAGQSSNGFGQHTRKFRTQYRSNAEHDTVFSTGSSAQSRDDTTHSSILPSKNRRRRWRDLNRP, from the exons ATGGAGGTTCCAGCCCCCGCTCCTCGACTGCCAACCCCACCGCCTGCCCCTACCGTTCGTTATTCTTGGTCCGAGTACAATCCCAATATCAGCGTGCTCTATATACGCACTCACCAGGAGGCAAACTTGCAGCTTTCCAAACTCGGATCTCATCCTCAGGTCTTGGGCTTCGATCTAGAGTGGAAACCCAACTTTCGCAAAGGAGCTCCAGAAAATCCTGTTGCCCTCGTACAGCTTTCCAATTATGATTTTATATTTCTTTTGCAGATCTCCTCGATGCAAG AGTTTCCATCAAAGTTGGCAGCAATTCTAGCTAACCCTCTCATTGTAAAAGCCGGTGTTGGTATCCAAA ACGACTCTAAGAAAATGTACACTGATTGTCGCATACCGATGTATAATTGCGTCGATTTGTCGCTTTTGGCCCGTACAGTAGACAACGCTCGTTGGAAGGGGAAATATAATAATCCCCTTGGTCTTGCTCGCCTCGTCGAAGCATACGAGTTCCGTTTGTTGCCTAAAGGCAGAACCACTCGCAGTAACTGGGAGGCTACTCTAGATGATCTCCAAATTGAAT ATGCTAGTAACGATGCCCATGCCGGATATATCCTGTACAAAAAATTGGAAGCTATGATACCTTTACTTGCCGATCCTCCTAAGAGTATCTGGTACACCTTCAATCAAGTCTCAGGCCAGCTTGTCAACTCTGATGGATTTCCCTGGCATGCGTACAATCCCAATTATGATCCTGGCCCCCCTCCACCGCCAAGGATTCCCAGAGAGCCCAAATCAGTGGACGGTCAAGATGAAGAATCTCATAGTATAGTCGAGCAAGGAGACAACTTTCCGTCGTCCCGTAAGAGGCATCGTAACCATCATCAAACATCTAGAAGAGAGAGCGAAAAGCCTCCCTCCAATGATACGCCAAGGCATCTTAATGCAACTTCATTCCAGGAACACGCTCAGAACGCAGGACAATCGTCCAATGGGTTTGGCCAGCACACTCGTAAATTCCGTACGCAATACCGCAGCAATGCCGAGCACGACACTGTTTTCTCAACAGGATCTTCTGCGCAGTCCCGGGATGATACCACGCACAGCAGCATACTCCCTTCCAAGAATAGACGTCGCAGATGGCGGGATTTGAACAGACCCTAA
- a CDS encoding Translin-associated protein X: MATTTTSLSSSSSPVLQSFDTFRADLDDYNDRRERLIKASRDITNLSKKAIFLLHRLVQNPADANEDQPTHYKKAAQQGYEKLREIQDLYAKLQPELEGDKYWRYQRQVSPGLQEYIEALSFAHYLDHGTLITFDEVQKTLMTADGVKFFPLTVSDYLLGLSDLTGELMRFAISGIANKGGRQKASEVCAFVRRCKADFEGLTPYIRDLRKKQSVTTQSLEKIEDAAYAIFVRSSEYDLPPEILDDIVAQSVSNYSSHTYETRGHRRDLHAGSDDENGAI, encoded by the exons ATGGCGACGACGACCACAAGCCTTAGCTCCTCGTCCTCCCCAGTCTTGCAATCGTTTGACACCTTCAGAGCAGATTTGGATGATTATAACGACAGACGCGAACGGCTCATTAAA GCGAGTCGTGATATAACAAATCTCTCGAAGAaagctatttttcttttgcatCGTCTTGTTCAAAATCCAGCAGACGCCAATGAGGATCAACCCACTCATTACAAGAAAGCTGCTCAACAAGGATATGAAAAGCTTCGCGAAATCCAGGATCTCTATGCCAAGCTCCAACCAGAGCTAGAAGGCGACAAATACTGGAGATATCAACGACAAGTCTCCCCCGGTTTGCAAGAATACATTGAAGCACTGAGCTTTGCTCATTATCTCGACCATGGAACTTTGATCACCTTTGACGAAGTCCAGAAGACGCTCATGACTGCAGATGGCGTCAAG TTTTTCCCACTCACTGTGTCCGACTATCTATTGGGGCTGTCAGATCTCACCGGAGAACTTATGCGCTTTGCGATCTCCGGGATTGCAAACAAAGGCGGCAGACAGAAAGCAAGTGAAGTCTGTGCATTTGTACGGAGATGTAAAGCTG ATTTTGAAGGACTAACTCCCTACATACGTGACTTGAGGAAAAAACAATCCGTGACCACTCAATCACTCGAGAAAATTGAAGATG CTGCATACGCGATCTTTGTTCGAAGCTCTGAATATGATTTGCCGCCCGAGATATTGGATGACATTGTTGCGCAATCAGTCTCAAATTATAGCAGCCACACCTACGAAACTCGTGGTCATAGAAGAGATCTCCATGCCGGAAGCGATGATGAAAATGGGGCCATTTGA
- a CDS encoding Proteasome activator complex subunit 4 — MVLPDISSLNLNGGGYVSSTNLNGPPLPDDIENTHGDRYMQKLKNYAKSLPYSIEPYSKMVSMLDFILLRLTQSVEARDYDVGFMQWDSMITYWCMLKYPIPKDRRIALAKLYFHLSITPGLATQIIATCADAFKVLTRSKYKITIDDMRLPWKPIYDILSQDLFLRRRQFEYTQLSWCMGYIADNSRKFFHPAAINDMLATFLPQFDGTKLDSILATEYYLVTFLPLSHPQYYLPTIFRVWESINSYMFDERMLFFISKLAELHVNPQVSDPKKVKELPDDEISEGEERPDWSEKANATGPYMWTGLYKDVGIFTEHEWNFLMCKCLASMEIPLADGGSLTTGPSADQQVGFEIGRLPKPQWRIPSLARIIVYSMSTDGLPVPPSNAATPVFSPLPSAASTPHPSNASLGDYLSSPISKKAHFAPRTYLAGSKALDSLARMIASTESFFHPSNSGTWTADLSAFIKYIVYDFNKRWHEEQDPKCKTPKSRRLTKLMKRELVKSLRTVVLLAMFSQDSTTVSNVQSCLKSMSVMEPDLILHPVLERAVPSLEALVETQRTISVIKALGAVAPAIVSRDVYYPGAKYLVPILELLLPGIDLNDPTKTLCTTAFLVEISQYIKIGDLTSYNDTPPTEESAPLFPSGNVTSLPSFSLEELDSSTEAGPKLTNAEEDALLKDSTGGFPDWVANFIRRVIQLLENLPEEGPNGNAGGATEVQIIDAVTGACSQICIHLSEPLYDLVLNMVFDYASTNVRTNAVRAIHQLVECVANADPVKTLAKFFPLCAMNIRTELENGASSLRTTSSSTPLPSDATLHWYLAILRGTVYNDGRAVLKYQDEMLSLIHLLHEKALSKRGYSWTGKLLSSLLLTLTHTYPLENKFINPHEWTSEEFQRNHHLHWGKVFAPDEVTISWHTPNSQEIQFAIRIFKELVEPTLESLESLLKPGTIRDAIWRSDFCRHLTLVRNAFAGTPTLLKEFMSQEDIFQATLSSDILDEIPEMIASAPPLNSGFALTDTSDPEYQYLLRVKHRFGQFLHKASMVLRDQGEENTVDAVQVLITSIRTYMLEYGDNRDSYYVNKDQFESEKNVARQYAGQKVWPRAVYVRRARFYNAARLHWNSIERKRGPVEDNLIDDLVEWSMWHYPVVRQSSQSHLESICGTYDGVRRRALPVLFDALKPGTDDDRVKGALWTINSPSFGKYAIGEPTLANKFVSTLFLCQQHEKPSIQDCVSTVFDNCLSNFTEPTTLIYTMPTPAVDSALTNLQGFLKFTPKDRAITNRARDMRISRVKIADDAFSEMTRNILQIANSSRTHWRYGIYAVKCLRTLVRRDRPLLREQIVYFLEKVHDDNPSIRYYAQRAVMKSIQGIKLRTFCTDPIDLILGRNHNPLKRSLKINASATTTQDFLNNFKVPVDIHQADRTPLFFDKTPPGWLVWDKTISLYILPRPSKSTFQPWEAGSADAIQAVREMVLRKEYWEDVAIYYSEENHETTITQDNVSTVKSIFQLLEDEPFEAFRPTVEAAIADKDQNKQRAAAEFLAGILGGSKHWPIDKQDALWKWFTPYIPIIFVQNIKSDTLSIWTSFLEYMFYNKDPRRLQPLVDFLYDAFMNLDFNSELSFDAVKVITLYRAFFEELRRKFGPWTDDTVQRCWREIHSEHEDVRAFISEIFAFSENVKWQPKPTVPTVEVLINECHSLPLTSDIMAMRGTYHRARIEGLVEKFKEWRAARVPGVRAFQSNYDRVGITVCKWLYLSLHDLHANSTFDYILPLMPEIFRFTEVNDNNSLASRASSLLIRMCGVTPPVVHVNPILSEIFDAIQSSPSWRVRLKALPLLQVFYFRQLTLISEIKIVEMLEVLCRCLDDEVVEVREMAAVTLSGILRLSPRRSVVTLKDRFIRLLKNTHIPGRQDPNYNKAIRQRHAAILGICALVDSYPYTVEKWMPELLTNILADHTYDPIPISTTVRKCASNFKRTHQDTWHEDSKCFNESQLAALSTLLTGSSYCMPYFIELTASLTSFLLDA; from the exons ATGGTGCTTCCGGATATCTCTTCCCTAAACCTGAATGGTGGCGGTTATGTATCTTCCACCAACTTGAATGGACCACCGTTACCTGACGACATCGAGAACACTCACGGCGATAGATATATGCAAAAGTTGAAGAACTATGCCAAATCCTTGCCGTACTCAATCGAACCATACTCCAAAATGGTTTCCATGCTTGATTTCATACTGCTTCGCCTCACTCAGAGCGTCGAGGCAAGGGATTACGATGTCGGTTTCATGCAATGGGATAGTATGATTACTTA CTGGTGCATGTTGAAATATCCTATCCCAAAGGATAGACGAATAGCTTTGGCCAAACTGTATTTCCATCTGAGCATTACACCTGGACTGGCGACGCAGATAATAGCCACATGCGCTGACGCCTTCAAAGTCCTGACTAGGTCTAAATACAAGATCACAATCGATGACATGAGGCTTCCGTGGAAGCCTATTTATGATATCCTCAGCCAAGACCTGTTCTTGAGGCGGCGGCAGTTCGAATACAC GCAATTGTCTTGGTGTATGGGTTACATTGCTGATAACTCCCGCAAGTTCTTCCACCCAGCGGCCATTAATGACATGCTCGCAACCTTcctccctcaatttgatggaACAAAATTAGAT TCTATTCTAGCTACTGAGTACTACCTCGTGACGTTTCTCCCTCTAAGCCATCCACAATATTATCTGCCAACGATATTCCGCGTGTGGGAGTCTATCAACTCCTACATGTTTGATGAAAGGATGTTGTTTTTTATATCCAAATTAGCAGAGCTGCATGTTAATCCACAAGTCAGCGATCCGAAGAAAGTCAAAGAGCTTCCGGATGACGAAATTTCTGAAGGAGAAGAGCGACCTGATTGGTCTGAAAAGGCCAATGCTACAGGCCCTTATATGTGGACCGGCTTATACAAAGATGTTGGAATTTTCACTGAGCATGAATGGAATTTTTTGATGTGTAAATGTCTTGCTTCGATGG AGATCCCTTTAGCAGACGGGGGCTCATTGACTACCGGACCATCTGCAGATCAACAAGTTGGTTTTGAGATTGGAAGGTTGCCTAAACCACAATGGCGCATCC CTTCTTTGGCTCGAATAATTGTATACTCCATGTCGACCGATGGCTTGCCCGTTCCTCCTTCCAATGCCGCTACGCCGGTTTTCTCCCCCCTACCCTCCGCTGCCAGCACTCCTCATCCATCTAATGCGAGCCTTGGGGACTATCTGTCCTCACCTATCTCTAAGAAGGCGCATTTTGCTCCGAGGACTTACCTTGCTGGCTCCAAGGCACTTGATTCGCTGGCCAGAATGATTGCATCTACTGAGAGCTTTTTCCACCCATCTAATTCGGGAACCTGGACAGCTGAC CTCAGTGCGTTCATCAAATACATTGTGTACGATTTTAACAAGA GATGGCACGAAGAGCAAGACCCCAAATGCAAGACGCCCAAG AGCCGACGTTTGACTAAATTAATGAAGCGAGAGCTGGTGAAGTCGTTAAGGACAGTTGTACTGTTGGCCATGTTCTCGCAGGATTCGACCACAGTATCAAATGTGCAAAGTTGCCTCAAGTCGATGAGCGTCATGGAGCCTGATCTGATCCTGCACCCTGTGTTAGAACGAGCAGTTCCGTCATTGGAAGCTCTGGTCGAG ACACAACGAACTATATCCGTCATCAAAGCTCTTGGCGCTGTAGCCCCTGCTATAGTATCTCGAGATGTATATTATCCGGGGGCAAAGTATCTTGTTCCTATTCTAGAACTTCTCCTTCCTGGCATAGATCTC AATGACCCAACAAAAACA CTTTGCACCACTGCGTTTCTCGTAGAAATATCGCAATATATCAAAATCGGTGATCTAACGTCTTACAACGACACCCCTCCCACAGAAGAATCCGCACCACTGTTCCCGAGCGGAAACGTTACATCTCTTCCTTCATTCTCTCTGGAAGAATTAGATTCCTCTACCGAAGCTGGTCCCAAGCTTACCAACGCAGAAGAAGACGCACTGTTGAAG GATTCCACGGGTGGCTTCCCAGATTGGGTTGCAAACTTCATTCGTAGAGTCATCCAGTTACTCGAGAACCTTCCTGAAGAAGGACCAAATGGCAATGCCGGCGGTGCTACAGAAG TTCAGATTATCGATGCTGTCACGGGTGCCTGTAGTCAAATATGCATTCATCTCTCTGAGCCTCTGTATGACTTGGTTCTCAACATGGTATTTGATTACGCCAGCACCAATGTGCGAACAAACGCCGTACGAGCCATTCACCAACTCGTTGAATGCGTCGCCAATGCCGATCCTGTCAAAACTCTGGCGAAATTCTTTCCTCTATGTGCAATGAATATCCGTACGGAGCTTGAGAATGGCGCCAGCTCCCTTCGCACTACGTCATCTTCTACGCCTCTACCGTCAGACGCGACTTTACACTGGT ATCTGGCCATTCTGAGAGGAACAGTTTATAA TGATGGAAGAGCC GTGCTTAAATATCAAGACGAAATGCTCTCCTTGATACATTTACTTCACGAAAAAGCACTTTCAAAAAGGGGATACTCTTGGACCGGAAAATTACTCTCAAGTCTCCTTCTGACCTTGACTCACACATATCCTTTGGAAAACAAGTTCATCAACCCTCATGAATGGACAAGCGAAG AATTCCAACGAAATCACCATCTTCATTGGGGAAAGGTCTTTGCACCTGATGAAGTCACC ATTTCATGGCATACACCAAACAGTCAAGAAATTCAATTCGCAATTCGCATCTTCAAGGAATTGGTAGAGCCTACATTGGAATCATTGGAGAGTCTGTTGAAACCAG GGACCATCCGCGACGCCATCTGGCGGAGTGATTTTTGCAG GCATCTAACACTTGTCCGAAATGCATTTGCAGGAACTCCGACTCTTTTAAAAGAGTTTATGAGTCAAGAAGATATATTTCAGGCTACGCTTTCGAGCGACATACT GGACGAAATTCCTGAGATGATTGCTTCCGCCCCACCTTTGAACTCGGGTTTTGCTCTAACAGATACTTCTGATCCAGAGTATCAGTATCTTCTTCGGGTTAAGCATCGGTTTGGCCAGTTCCTTCATAAGGCCTCAATGGTCTTGAGAGATCAGGGGGAGGAGAACACTGTTGACGCGGTTCAAGTCTtg ATCACCTCAATCCGTACATACATGCTCGAATATGGCGATAACCGTGATAG CTATTATGTGAACAAAGACCAGtttgaaagtgaaaaaaacgTAGCACGGCAATATGCTGGGCAAAAGGTTTGGCCAAGGGCAGTATATGTCCGTCGTGCAAG ATTTTATAACGCTGCCCGTTTGCATTGGAACTCGATTGAACGTAAACGAGGTCCGGTTGAAGACAATCTTATCGATGACCTTGTTGAATGGTCTATGTGGCATTACCCAGTTGTTCGACA GTCAAGCCAGAGCCATTTGGAATCAATATGCGGG ACATATGATGGAGTTCGACGCCGGGCACTCCCAGTTCTATTTGATGCTCTGAAGCCCGGCACAGATGATGACCGGGTGAAGGGTGCATTATGGACAATCAACTCACCTTCTTTCGGAAAGTATGCCATCGGTG AACCCACGCTCGCCAACAAGTTTGTTTCGACGTTGTTCCTCTGTCAGCAGCACGAGAAG CCCTCCATACAAGATTGTGTATCAACCGTTTTCGACAATT GTCTGAGTAATTTCACCGAGCCCACCACCCTCATATACACCATGCCTACTCCAGCTGTGGATAGTGCTCTGACAAATTTGCAGGGCTTTTTAAAGTTTACTCCGAAAGACAGAGCTATCACAAATCGCGCTCGCGATATGCGCATCAGCCGTGTCAAGATTGCAGATGATGCCTTTAGTGAGATG ACTCGAAACATTCTCCAAATTGCAAACTCGTCCCGGACACATTGGAGATACGGAATTTACGCTGTGAAATGCCTGAGAACCCTAGTACGACGCGACCGCCCTTTATTGCGTGAACAGATTGTCTACTTTTTAGAGAAGGTTCATGACGATAATCCGAGCATA CGTTAT TATGCACAAAGAGCTGTGATGAAGAGCATTCAAGGCATCAAGTTGCGGACCTTTTGCACAGATCCCATTGACCTTATTCTTGGTCGAAATCACAATCCTCTGAAACGCTCCTTGAAAATCAATGCTTCCGCAACAACGACACAGGACTTTTTGAATAACTTCAAGGTTCCAGTAGACATCCATCAAGCAGACCGAACTCC GCTATTCTTCGATAAAACCCCCCCTGGATGGTTGGTTTGGGATAAAACCATATCTTTGTATATACTTCCTCGTCCTTCAAAGTCAACTTTCCAACCATGGGAAGCAGGAAGCGCCGACGCTATCCAAGCTGTCCGTGAAATGGTTCTGAGGAAAGAATACTGGGAGGACGTTGCAATATATTACTCCGAAGAAAACCACGAAACCACCATCACGCAGGATAATGTGTCCACCGTCAAGTCAATCT TTCAACTACTTGAAGACGAACCTTTTGAAGCTTTCCGCCCTACAGTCGAAGCAGCGATTGCCGATAAAGATCAAAACAAACAAAGGGCTGCTGCAGAATTTTTAGCCGGCATCTTAGGAG GCTCTAAGCATTGGCCCATAGATAAACAAGATGCCCTTTGGAAATGGTTTACACCTTACATCCCAATTATATTTGTCCAGAATATAAAGTCTGACACTTTGTCAATATGGACATCGTTCCTTGAG TATATGTTTTACAACAAAGATCCTCGCCGACTCCAGCCCCTTGTTGACTTTTTATATGATGCATTCATGAACCTAGATTTCAATTCCGAACTATCTTTCGATGCGGTCAAAGTTATTACACTTTACCGAGCATTCTTTGAAGAACTTCGCCGCAAGTTCGGTCCCTGGACAGACGACACTGTGCAACGATGCTGGCGTGAGATTCACAGCGAACATGAGGAC GTGCGAGCCTTCATAAGTGAaatttttgcattttcaGAGAATGTCAAG TGGCAACCTAAGCCAACTGTACCCACTGTTGAAGTGCTCATCAATGAATGTCACTCACTACCACTAACGTCTGACATCATGGCGATGAGAGGTACTTATCACAGAGCAAGAATTGAAGGACTTGTTGAAAAGTTTAAGGAATGGCGTGCGGCACGTGTCCCTGGAGTTCGAGCCTTCCAGTCGAACTATGACAG GGTTGGAATAACTGTGTGCAAATGGCTCTATCTATCTCTGCACGACCTCCATGCAAATTCCACATTCGACTACATTCTTCCTCTCATG CCAGAGATATTCCGTTTCACGGAAG TTAACGATAACAATAGTCTTGCATCGCGAGCAAGCAGTCTGCTCATTCGAATGTGTGGAGTCACGCCTCCAGTGGTGCATGTCAATCCAATCTTGAGTGAAATCTTCGATGCAATACAATCTTCACCG TCATGGAGAGTTAGGCTTAAAGCCCTTCCGCTCCTGCAGG TGTTTTATTTCCGCCAGCTTACCTTGATTAGTGAAATTAAGATAGTGGAAATGTTGGAG GTTTTATGTAGATGTTTGGATGATGAAGTTGTAGAGGTTCGCGAGATGGCTGCCGT AACTCTATCTGGTATTCTGCGTTTATCTCCGCGGCGCAGTGTCGTCACTTTGAAG GATCGATTCATAAGACTACTCAAGAATACTCACATTCCTGGGAGACAAGACCCCAATTACAACAAAGCTATCAGGCAGCGACATGCCGCAATTCTAGGGATATGTGCCCTCGTCGACAGTTACCCCTATACGGTGGAAAAATGGATGCCAGAATTGCTCACAAACATCCTAGCGGATCACACTTACGACCCA ATCCCCATATCCACGACCGTTCGAAAGTGCGCTAGCAATTTCAAGAGAACACACCAAGATACATGGCACGAGGATTCGAAATGTTTTAACGAATCCCAACTAGCAGCCTTGTCGACTCTTTTAACAGGGTCATCATACTGTATGCCGTACTTCATTGAGTTGACAGCTTCACTGACATCATTTCTTCTAGACGCGTAA